The nucleotide sequence GCCCTTAAACCGGATCTGATTCTGGGTTACGACTGGCGGCACAATCGTATTTATCCCGAACTCAATGCCATAGCCCCTACGGTGCTTTACGGGCAGTATCCTTCTGAAGAAGACCAGAGAGATTATCTGGTCAGAATGCAGGATATTTTTCTGTCAGTTGCCGCTATTTTTCAGCATCAGAAACAGGCAGCGATGAAGCTTAGTGAAATGCAGCAGGCGCTGAGCCACGGCAGAATGCTAATTCGCAAGGCTGAACTGACGGGGCACCCGGTGGTCGTCGGTAAATTTGTTGGCATGGGGCTGGGTCTGAGGGTTTATGGCAAATCGTCTTTAGCCGGTGCAGTTGTTGAAGGGATCGGACTGGAAAATGGCTGGTCAGCCACTCTGCCCGGGCGTGACTTTACCCATGTGGACTTGCTGAAGCTCACCACGATTGGTGATGCCAGCCTGATTATTATTGGACAGTTGCCGGATAATGGTCAGGGCATGACGGTTTCTCCGGTTTGGCAGGCTTTGCCAGCGGTCAGGGAAGGCCGGGTTTATCATGTTCCCGCGCTCTGGTCATTTGGTGGCCCGGAGTCGGTTATGCGAATGACCCGGGCGTTTGTTGGTCAGCTGGTTCCGGGGGCATGAGCATGTATTCGGAATCGATGAAACTGACCTTTGCGCTACTGCTGCTGTTCATGAGCTGTTTAATTTCTCTGGCCTCAGGGCCGGCGGGGATTGATGTCAGTTTGCCCGGCGAGTTATTGGCTGGAAAATCATGGTTTAATCACGGCGATGTTCCGTCACTGCATAATGTCATTGTGACTTACCTGCTGTTGCCTCGCACCCTTATGGCTCTGTTGTGTGGTGCTGCACTGGGTGCAGCCGGAGTGCTGATCCAAAGCGCGACAAGAAATTCCTTTGCCAGCCCGGCGACACTGGGTATTAATGCCGGTGCCCTGCTGGCGATCATTACAGGCACGATTGCCCTGCCTGAGTTCACTGACCATTTTCCCGTTGTCGTCGCTTTCACTGGCGCAGTTATAACGTCACTTGTCGTTTTCAAACTGGCCAGTGCCATCAGTCATTCGCCGGTTAACCTGGTGCTGGTGGGGATGGCCGTGACATTGTCGGTGGGAGCTGTCAGCGCTGGCTTATTGATGTTCTGGGAAAATCGGCTGGATGGCCTGTACATCTGGGGAGCAGGCAATCTGGCTCAGTTTGATTTTCAGGCCGTGAACAGCAGCTGGTGGCTGGTGGCTGCCCTTATTGCTGCATCGTTGCCGCTGGCAAGGCGGTTGGATCTGATTGAACTGGGGAATGGTCAGGCTGGCAGTCTCGGTGTTAATGTCAGGCAGACGGTTATGCTGTCACTGCTGCTGGCCTTGTTGCTGTCTGCCACGGTGGTCAGTCAGGTTGGCATGATCAGCTTTATTGGTCTGGTTGCGCCACATATTGCAAGGGGGCTGGGTTATAAAGCCACGTGGAGTCGGCTTCTGGCTGCCAGCCTTATTGGCGCACTGTTGTTGCTCAGTGCCGATATCCTTGCTCGCTGGATGCCTCTTATGTTGTCAGAGGGGCATTACAGTATTCCTGCCGGTGCCATGACCACAGCGATTGGTGCGCCTTTTATGATTTTTTTACTGACCCGGCGTCATACGGTCAATCACCTGACCCAGCTGCCAAAAGAAACCGGTATTCGGGCTCTGTTCAGAATATCGCCGCTAAAACTCCTGTTCATCATGCTGGCTCTGTTGCTCTGTTCAGTCTGGCTCAGCCTGGGTGGTGGACTGAATGCCGACGACTTTGACCTTCGCTGGCCGAGAGTGGCAGCGGCAGCTTTTGCTGGTTGTGCCCTGGGGGTCTCCGGGCTGGTGTTGCAGAGCTTGATGAGAAACCCACTTGCCAGTCCCGACGTTTCAGGTCTTACGACGACGGGAGTTTTATTTGTGGTGGTGGCGGCTGTGCTGTTTCCCGGTCTTGACCGTGTGGAGATGGTGCTGGTTTCCATGGCTGGCAGCGGGTTTGCGTTGTTGTTGCTGTTAAGTCTGAGTCGTATGACCGGTTTTCAGCCACAGATGTTTGCGCTGGCAGGTTTGTGTTTGTCTGCCCTGGCCTCGACCCTGGTGAATATCGCTCTGGTGCTTGGCAGTAATCAGTCCAGTGAGGTGCTGCTCTGGTTGTCGGGCAGTACTTATGCCATCAGTAAGGGGCTGGTGTTTTTTCTTGCAGCGGTTGTGTTGATGGTGGCTCCTCTGCTGCTGTTACTCTGGCGGAAACTGGATATTTTACAGCTTGGTACCCAATGGCCCACGATTCTGGGGATCAGGATTAATCCGGTATTGATTGCCCTGCTGTTGCTGGTGGCACTGCTGAGTTCTGTCAGTGTGGCGACCGTTGGCGGTATTTCTTTTGTCGGCCTGATGGCTCCTCATATCTGTCGTGTATTGGGTTTGTCCAGTCATCGTCACCTTATTGCGGCGACGGCAATGGTCGGTGCTATCCTCCTTGTACTCGGGGACGCTCTGTCCAGACATCTTATGGCACCTTTTGAGTTACCCGCAGGGCTGGTGGTGTCCAGCGTGGGCGGTGTCTATTTCATTCTTCTGCTGCTGACCGGTAAATACGTCCAGCGACGTTAAATTTTCCCGAAGAAACATTTTCCGAAAAAACAATCAGCCCACAGGAAGTGGGCACGAATAACAACAGGGATCAAATGAGAATAGAAATCAATACAACAAGGAATGCATCAATAAAATGAATAATAAAACCCCTCTGGCACTCGCTATTGCCCTGTGCGGCTCTACAGCTATTGCCGAAGAAAGCAATGTAACCCGGCTGGACGATGTTGTTGTCACAGCCAGCCGGGTTGAAGAGAATATTTCTTCTATTGCCGGTACGGTTCAGGTCATAGATAAAACAGCGATTGAGCAGCAGAGCGTGGCCGGTCAGAAACTGGCTGACGTCCTGGCCGTGTTGGTTCCGGGTTTTGGCCCAAGTACCCGGGCTGCGACAGATCGCTCACAAACTATACGAGGCCGTAAGGTTCTGTTGCTGATAGACGGTGTTGCCCAGACAGAGAGTCGTCAGGCCAGCCGTCAGATGAATACCGTCAGACCGGAGAATATTGAACGAATTGAAGTGGTTTCCGGTGCCAGTGCCATTTATGGCTCGGGTGCAGCGGGTGGCATCATTAATATCATTACCAAAAAGCCGGATACGGACGATGCCAGATTTAGCACCACCGTTGGCATCACCATGCCAGCCAATAAGCTGGACAGTGATGGTTTAACCTGGCGTATTAATCAGGGGGTAAGTGGCCGCAAAGGCAACTTTGATTATCTTGCCAGTGCCACCTTTGAACAGAGAGCCGGATTTTTTGATTCTGATGGTGATCGCATTTCACCTGGGGGCGCACAGCTTGGTCGCGGCGACACTGAAACCCGGGACCTGCTGCTGAAGCTTGGGTACGACCTGAACGAGACTCAGCGACTTGAAGCCGACCTGCAGGTATTCAGGGATGATATGGACTCAGATTATGGCCTTTATTACGGCGAAAACCTGTCTTATGCGGCACCTTTTGGCGCTCCTGTTATTACTGAAGGTGTGAATAAAGCAGTAAAAGGATTGACGCTGGACGACCAGCCATACAGTCATCGTAATAGTTATTCCCTGTCTTTTATTGATGAAGATTTTTTGGGGCACAGGGCAACTGTTCAGGGCTACTACCGGGACAGAGAGTACCGTTTTTTCCCTTTTGCGTATGACTTGAAACTATATAAAAGTTTCCTGAAATTACCAGATTCTACGATGGTCGTTAACCAGTCTACCTCAGAGGCTCGTGTTCATGGGCTCAAACTGACCATGGATAAAAACCTGAATAAACGCTTCCGGCTGGTGTATGGCCTTGACTATAAGAAAGATAAAGGCAAGCAAACCGGAACCGGCTATGATGCAAATGCTTTTACTGGCAGTAATGGTTTGAATTATCAACCCACTGGCACCGACTATGAGTATGGTCCTGATGTGGAGACCACAACCCTGGGCGGTTTTGTTCAGGCCCGGTTTAATATTACCGACCGGCTGACCATGAACACCGGCTATCGCCATGAACGGGTGGACGTGGACATTGCTGATTACCGTCCGGTTCTGGAAAGCTGGATACTGCCTTTAAAGGGAAGCTCAAACTACACCACATTCAAGGGAGGCAAAAAGGATTATACGGCAGACCTTTTCAACCTTGGACTTGTTTTCCAGCTTTCTGATAAACAGGAAACTTTTATCAACTACTCGGAAGGTTTTGAGGTACCTGACCCTGCCAGGCTGTTGAGGAATGTGCTACCGGCTGGCAGTGCTTTGAGCAAGGCTTTTGGTGCAACCAGCCTTGATAAAGTCAATCTGGACGCTACCAAAATTAAAAACTACGAACTGGGCTGGCGTGGTCGCTTTGATGCGCTCACTGCTTCGGTGACTGCTTTTTATAATGAGTCGGATCAAATCATTAAGTTCACCAAAGGTTATGGTGTCCAGATTCTTGATCAGGATAAAAAGATTTACGGCATAGAATCTGCGCTCAGCTATTACATAAATGACGATTGGCAGGTCGGTGGTAGTTATACCTTTACCGAGGGGCGAACGTACAACGAGGATCTGAAAAAGTGGCTTGACCTCAGTGCTGTGGATGTTTCTCCACAAAAACTGACCGCTTTTGTCAGTTATGAGCAAGAGGACTATATGGTTCGGCTACAGGCCCTTAACTTTGCCGATTACGACAAGGGCTACGATAGCGAAGATAATCCTGGCAAAGAGACGTTTGACGGCTATACCGTCTTTGACCTCACCGCATCGTTCTGGTTGCCTGTAGGCCGTCTGGATGCCTCGGTCAATAACCTGCTGAATGAAGACTATCAAACCGTTTACAGCCAGTGGGCTCGTAAAACCTATGGTGTTATCTCTGCTATGCCGGCCCAGGGGCGAACCGTTAGCTTGTCATACAGTATCGAGTATTAAGGGAATTGAGGCTGAGGAGGCGCTTGATGGATTCCGGGGAGTTACCTGAACGTGACAGTCCCCGAATCTATCAAGAGCCAACATAGCCAGATATGGCACCATAGTTAGTGCTGCCCCCTTCCCCTTCAGCGAGTAGTCGAGTACTTTCGGTTAGTTCAATCCGTCATTCAGCACTTAATCTGAGAATTTCCTAAAACCATCTAAAATGTAAAAAATTTTCAGACTGAGCATATGCCATGCAACCTCATCAATTTCACATTCAACGCATCGACCATACGGGGTTGGTGGCCGGTATGTGCAAAGAGCTCGGGATCGCTAACCTCTTGGATTCTCTGGTTCCCAACCAATCTGAAACCAGAAAGATTTCCTTCGGAGAAACCGTTGTCTCAATGCTGCTTAACGGACTGGGCTTCACTGCTCGCACACTCCACATGTTCCCTGAGTTTCACGCCGACAAACCACTGGATAAACTTATTCGGCCGGGTATAGAGCCGGAACATATCAACGAAAGTGTACTCGGCAGAGCCTTGGATCAAATTTTTGAACTGGGTGTAAGTGAGGTCTATTTATCACTGGCTGTCAAGGCCGTTAATGTCTTGAAACTGCCGTGTAATGCTCTGAATCTTGATTCAACCAGCTTTCATGTGGACGGTCGTTATAACAGTGAGTCTGAAGTCGATGAAGAAGATCTGAACTGCATTAAAATCTGTCGTGGATACAGCAGAGATCACCGACCTGAATTAAATCAGGCGATACTGCTCCTAATGACTGAAAATCAGGCGGGTATTCCCGTATTCATGGCCGCATCCAGTGGCAATATAAACGACAACACTAATTTTAAAAAAGTCATCAGCAAGCATTTGAAATGCTACAAAGAGGCGCTGAATAATCGTTACCTGATCGGCGATGCTGCACTTTATACAACAGACAATGTACAGATATTGCATCAGCAAAAGCAACAGTTCATCACCCGGGTTCCGGCTAAAATAAAATCCGCAAGAGAGCTTGTGGACAGTGTCGCTTCTTGTGCGATGACACCGGTTGAAGATGCCGAAGGTTATGAGAGCTGCGAAGTACTGTCCGACTATGCGGATGTATCTCAACGGTGGGTTCTGATTCGCAGTGAACAGGCTCGGAAAAGCGAACAGAAAACACTGCTCAAAAAACTGTTGAAAAAGTCAGAAAAAGAAGCGGAAGCACTGACCAGCAAGCTGGCGAAGAAACCGTTCAAGTGTGAAACGGACGCATTGCGTGCGTTCAATGAGTGGCAATCAAAAAGCAATTATTGTCAGGCAGAACCTGTAATTACGACAAAACCATGCTATACCAAAGTGGGACGTCCGGAGAAAGACAGCAAACCAGATAGCGTGGAGTATTATGTCAGCGGTCATCCTTGGGTATCCGTTGACTGTCGTAAAGTAGCAGAGGCTTCCCTGGGGTGCTTTGTGTTGGCAACAAATGATCTGGACAGGAGCCGGCTAAGTTCAGCAGAAGTGTTGAGCACTTATAAATCACAGCAGTCGGTGGAGCGTGGATTTCGGTTTCTTAAAAGCCCTGAATTTCTGGTCTCCTCGCTGTTTTTAAAGAAGCCGGAACGTATAGAAGCGTTGCTTATGGTGATGACGCTTTGCCTGTTAGTCTACGCAGCGATACAGCATCGAATCAGGCATGAATTAAAGCGTCAGAGTAGGTTCTTTCCGGATATGAAGCGAAAGCCCTATCAGAATCCGACTGCACGCTGGGTATTTTTTTGCTTTCAGGGAATTAATGTTTTATTGGTCGATGGTCATGAAAAACATGTCGTTGGCTTGCAGGAGAGGCAATTAACCATCATTTCAATTCTTGGTCGACCGTACCAAGAGATTTATTCCTGATATAGGTGCTGAATGACGGTTCAATAAATATCCATGGGTTTTCATCACGGGAGACCAACTCCCAATAACCCAATCGTCCTCTGAAAGAGGGGTTGGAAGATGGAAGGTAAGGATCATGGAATTTGAAATCTGGATGGGATCGTGTCCCGGTATTCCACACTGAACCTGCAGGCATTCCTGGCTGATACGTTGTCCCTGCAAGCCATATCGCTCGTTCAAACATACAGTGGATGTTTTGGTAGTGGGGAAATCTGAGTTTTATCTCATCCAGTAATCGATGCAATGGCACTCTACAGGTAGGCAAAATAATATCGTAAATTTTTTCAGATTCCTTCTCTCCGGTTTTGATCCTCAGGGCTCTGTCATTCTTTATAATAGATTTGTATAGCTGGCGAAGATCGGCAGTATTGTTATTT is from Endozoicomonas gorgoniicola and encodes:
- a CDS encoding iron-siderophore ABC transporter substrate-binding protein, translating into MLAVVQKYSAAMVVFLTLNAGAVTVEHKAGTTVLSEIPQRVAALNWTQAEILLTLGITPAGVTTIKGYRQWQSDTPPMPEGVTELGHRSEPSLEAIAALKPDLILGYDWRHNRIYPELNAIAPTVLYGQYPSEEDQRDYLVRMQDIFLSVAAIFQHQKQAAMKLSEMQQALSHGRMLIRKAELTGHPVVVGKFVGMGLGLRVYGKSSLAGAVVEGIGLENGWSATLPGRDFTHVDLLKLTTIGDASLIIIGQLPDNGQGMTVSPVWQALPAVREGRVYHVPALWSFGGPESVMRMTRAFVGQLVPGA
- a CDS encoding iron ABC transporter permease codes for the protein MSMYSESMKLTFALLLLFMSCLISLASGPAGIDVSLPGELLAGKSWFNHGDVPSLHNVIVTYLLLPRTLMALLCGAALGAAGVLIQSATRNSFASPATLGINAGALLAIITGTIALPEFTDHFPVVVAFTGAVITSLVVFKLASAISHSPVNLVLVGMAVTLSVGAVSAGLLMFWENRLDGLYIWGAGNLAQFDFQAVNSSWWLVAALIAASLPLARRLDLIELGNGQAGSLGVNVRQTVMLSLLLALLLSATVVSQVGMISFIGLVAPHIARGLGYKATWSRLLAASLIGALLLLSADILARWMPLMLSEGHYSIPAGAMTTAIGAPFMIFLLTRRHTVNHLTQLPKETGIRALFRISPLKLLFIMLALLLCSVWLSLGGGLNADDFDLRWPRVAAAAFAGCALGVSGLVLQSLMRNPLASPDVSGLTTTGVLFVVVAAVLFPGLDRVEMVLVSMAGSGFALLLLLSLSRMTGFQPQMFALAGLCLSALASTLVNIALVLGSNQSSEVLLWLSGSTYAISKGLVFFLAAVVLMVAPLLLLLWRKLDILQLGTQWPTILGIRINPVLIALLLLVALLSSVSVATVGGISFVGLMAPHICRVLGLSSHRHLIAATAMVGAILLVLGDALSRHLMAPFELPAGLVVSSVGGVYFILLLLTGKYVQRR
- a CDS encoding TonB-dependent receptor, giving the protein MNNKTPLALAIALCGSTAIAEESNVTRLDDVVVTASRVEENISSIAGTVQVIDKTAIEQQSVAGQKLADVLAVLVPGFGPSTRAATDRSQTIRGRKVLLLIDGVAQTESRQASRQMNTVRPENIERIEVVSGASAIYGSGAAGGIINIITKKPDTDDARFSTTVGITMPANKLDSDGLTWRINQGVSGRKGNFDYLASATFEQRAGFFDSDGDRISPGGAQLGRGDTETRDLLLKLGYDLNETQRLEADLQVFRDDMDSDYGLYYGENLSYAAPFGAPVITEGVNKAVKGLTLDDQPYSHRNSYSLSFIDEDFLGHRATVQGYYRDREYRFFPFAYDLKLYKSFLKLPDSTMVVNQSTSEARVHGLKLTMDKNLNKRFRLVYGLDYKKDKGKQTGTGYDANAFTGSNGLNYQPTGTDYEYGPDVETTTLGGFVQARFNITDRLTMNTGYRHERVDVDIADYRPVLESWILPLKGSSNYTTFKGGKKDYTADLFNLGLVFQLSDKQETFINYSEGFEVPDPARLLRNVLPAGSALSKAFGATSLDKVNLDATKIKNYELGWRGRFDALTASVTAFYNESDQIIKFTKGYGVQILDQDKKIYGIESALSYYINDDWQVGGSYTFTEGRTYNEDLKKWLDLSAVDVSPQKLTAFVSYEQEDYMVRLQALNFADYDKGYDSEDNPGKETFDGYTVFDLTASFWLPVGRLDASVNNLLNEDYQTVYSQWARKTYGVISAMPAQGRTVSLSYSIEY
- a CDS encoding IS1634 family transposase; translation: MQPHQFHIQRIDHTGLVAGMCKELGIANLLDSLVPNQSETRKISFGETVVSMLLNGLGFTARTLHMFPEFHADKPLDKLIRPGIEPEHINESVLGRALDQIFELGVSEVYLSLAVKAVNVLKLPCNALNLDSTSFHVDGRYNSESEVDEEDLNCIKICRGYSRDHRPELNQAILLLMTENQAGIPVFMAASSGNINDNTNFKKVISKHLKCYKEALNNRYLIGDAALYTTDNVQILHQQKQQFITRVPAKIKSARELVDSVASCAMTPVEDAEGYESCEVLSDYADVSQRWVLIRSEQARKSEQKTLLKKLLKKSEKEAEALTSKLAKKPFKCETDALRAFNEWQSKSNYCQAEPVITTKPCYTKVGRPEKDSKPDSVEYYVSGHPWVSVDCRKVAEASLGCFVLATNDLDRSRLSSAEVLSTYKSQQSVERGFRFLKSPEFLVSSLFLKKPERIEALLMVMTLCLLVYAAIQHRIRHELKRQSRFFPDMKRKPYQNPTARWVFFCFQGINVLLVDGHEKHVVGLQERQLTIISILGRPYQEIYS
- a CDS encoding putative adhesin, whose protein sequence is MGKSYQFRLKAAPDVDTLKGGFVLPYTGSKAQYSCQENKFFLFTGRSFAKNKVQNLIIDCDAGMVSSDCARSFSVHSGYRVFFYCPHGSTFSPSIGFPSPLMLGQLKIHEVLDESQVCFDYWLIPKLDNTNHGFINNNTADLRQLYKSIIKNDRALRIKTGEKESEKIYDIILPTCRVPLHRLLDEIKLRFPHYQNIHCMFERAIWLAGTTYQPGMPAGSVWNTGTRSHPDFKFHDPYLPSSNPSFRGRLGYWELVSRDENPWIFIEPSFSTYIRNKSLGTVDQELK